In Fusobacterium sp. DD2, the following are encoded in one genomic region:
- a CDS encoding dipeptidase, translated as MRIFDGHADIWYDVAQKRQTGMDNIFKNCHLERFKAGKIMGGIFIAYLEHKDDLDDEKQMIQMLAATAHEIQNNPDLFNIIKKRGDFNRGLVEEKVNVLMGVEGLRAIGTDLDWLDMFYSMGFRHASLTWNEENALATGVKGDEKRGLTEIGKKAIGKLEELGMIVDCSHTNEKTFWDIYDIATKPFIASHSNAKTLCNHPRNLTDAQIKAIAQRDGLIGINAFRNFISEDENKKNMENYVNHIDYMVSLAGINHVALGFDFCEYLHKDRQDLDSNPLGLENASKAQNVIEELRKRGYKEKEIRKIAYENFMRIIETILK; from the coding sequence ATGAGAATATTTGATGGACATGCTGATATTTGGTATGATGTTGCACAGAAAAGACAAACTGGAATGGATAATATCTTTAAAAATTGTCATTTAGAAAGATTTAAGGCTGGTAAAATCATGGGGGGAATCTTTATTGCATATTTAGAGCATAAAGATGACCTTGATGATGAAAAGCAGATGATACAGATGCTTGCAGCTACAGCACATGAAATTCAAAACAACCCAGACCTTTTTAATATTATAAAGAAACGTGGAGATTTTAATAGAGGTCTTGTAGAGGAAAAAGTTAATGTTCTAATGGGAGTTGAAGGATTAAGAGCTATAGGTACTGATCTTGACTGGCTTGATATGTTTTATTCTATGGGATTTAGACACGCTTCTTTAACATGGAATGAAGAAAATGCCCTTGCTACTGGAGTAAAAGGTGATGAAAAAAGAGGTCTGACAGAGATTGGTAAAAAGGCTATAGGAAAACTTGAAGAGCTTGGTATGATTGTAGATTGCTCTCATACCAATGAAAAAACATTCTGGGACATCTATGATATAGCTACAAAACCTTTTATAGCATCTCATTCCAATGCTAAAACACTTTGCAACCATCCACGTAACCTGACAGATGCCCAAATCAAAGCAATAGCTCAAAGAGATGGTTTAATCGGTATAAACGCATTTAGAAATTTTATATCAGAAGATGAAAATAAGAAAAATATGGAAAACTATGTAAATCATATTGATTATATGGTTTCCCTTGCTGGAATTAACCATGTAGCTTTAGGTTTTGATTTCTGTGAATATCTACATAAAGATAGACAAGATCTGGATTCTAATCCATTGGGTCTTGAAAATGCATCAAAGGCTCAAAATGTAATAGAGGAACTTCGTAAAAGAGGTTACAAAGAGAAAGAGATTAGAAAAATAGCTTACGAAAACTTTATGAGAATTATTGAAACTATCTTAAAATAA
- a CDS encoding zinc ribbon domain-containing protein, translating to MFFIGILGIGNRSKKIGDIKFKCTGCLNDKFSLMELYRSFDIFFIPVFKFKKEYLIVCNKCRSMYKLKKESIDRVLKTQSAEYEDVERIVFETHICPNCGANIVGDYSFCPHCGKSLKN from the coding sequence ATGTTTTTTATAGGAATTCTAGGGATAGGGAATAGAAGTAAAAAAATAGGTGATATAAAGTTCAAATGTACAGGGTGTCTAAATGACAAATTTTCCCTTATGGAGCTGTATAGAAGCTTTGATATATTTTTTATTCCTGTATTCAAGTTCAAAAAAGAATATTTGATTGTGTGTAATAAGTGCAGAAGTATGTACAAATTAAAAAAAGAATCTATTGACAGGGTACTGAAAACACAAAGTGCTGAGTATGAAGATGTAGAGAGAATAGTATTTGAAACACACATATGTCCAAATTGTGGAGCAAATATTGTTGGTGATTATTCTTTTTGTCCCCATTGTGGTAAATCTTTAAAAAATTAA
- a CDS encoding LysE family transporter encodes MDLTIFKGIITGLLLSIPFGPVGIYCMEKTLLEGQKKGYISALGMITVDVIYGLTALLFISQVEDTIKKYELYLQILIGIFLIFVGWKKFSTQEKIRSIECTPAGMIKDYFTTFFIALANISSIFTIVVIFTTLKVYGGNHYRVAAMAASGIFLGGATEWFITTFILSHFTKVLDEDKLLKISRISGVLIFLFGIFIAGNSLLKIL; translated from the coding sequence TTGGATTTAACAATTTTTAAAGGAATTATAACAGGACTATTATTGTCCATACCTTTTGGGCCAGTAGGAATCTACTGTATGGAAAAAACATTACTGGAAGGTCAGAAAAAAGGTTATATATCAGCGTTAGGAATGATTACAGTGGATGTAATCTACGGTCTCACTGCACTGCTTTTTATATCGCAGGTAGAGGACACTATTAAAAAATATGAGTTATACCTACAAATTTTAATTGGAATATTTTTGATTTTTGTTGGATGGAAAAAATTCAGTACACAGGAAAAAATACGTTCTATTGAATGTACACCAGCAGGTATGATAAAAGATTACTTTACAACTTTTTTTATTGCACTTGCAAATATTTCAAGTATTTTTACGATAGTGGTAATTTTTACAACATTGAAGGTATACGGAGGTAACCATTATAGAGTTGCAGCTATGGCAGCTTCAGGAATATTTTTAGGAGGAGCAACAGAGTGGTTTATAACTACATTTATACTATCTCACTTTACTAAGGTGTTAGATGAGGATAAACTTCTTAAAATATCTAGAATATCAGGGGTTTTGATATTTTTATTTGGAATATTTATTGCTGGAAATTCACTTTTAAAAATATTATAA
- the mnmA gene encoding tRNA 2-thiouridine(34) synthase MnmA, with translation MENKEFDKYLTYDEKNKNIKIAVAMSGGVDSSTVAYILKKQGYDIFGVTMRTCGLEDQDADKVCKDLGIKHYILDATKEFKEKVMDYFLDEYMHGRTPNPCMVCNKHIKFGALLDFAREKGADFMATGHYAQIKDGALVMGDDQNKDQVYFLSQIKKENVKYIMFPIGKLEKPKVRELAQMLGVRVYAKKDSQEICFVEDGKLKEYLTEKSNGKAQRPGNIVTTTGKVLGKHKGLPFYTIGQRKGIGVSLAKPIYVVKLDQKTNSIVVGDNELLFKKSLLANKINLLTLDKLEELDGMECWAKTRSKDKLHRCKLEVVNGENIKVNFLNDPVRAITPGQGVVFYDDGHAVIASGFIVE, from the coding sequence ATGGAAAATAAGGAATTTGATAAGTATTTGACTTATGACGAGAAAAACAAAAATATAAAAATTGCCGTTGCAATGAGCGGAGGAGTTGACAGTTCAACAGTTGCTTATATACTAAAAAAACAGGGATATGATATTTTTGGTGTAACAATGAGAACTTGTGGACTTGAGGACCAGGATGCAGATAAAGTATGTAAAGATTTAGGGATCAAACACTATATTTTAGATGCAACAAAAGAGTTTAAAGAGAAAGTAATGGATTACTTTTTAGATGAATATATGCATGGAAGAACTCCAAATCCTTGTATGGTATGTAATAAACATATTAAATTTGGGGCACTTCTTGATTTTGCCCGTGAAAAAGGTGCTGATTTTATGGCAACTGGTCACTATGCACAGATAAAAGATGGAGCACTTGTAATGGGTGACGATCAGAATAAAGATCAGGTATATTTCCTGTCACAGATAAAAAAAGAAAATGTTAAATATATAATGTTTCCAATAGGAAAACTTGAAAAACCAAAAGTAAGAGAGTTGGCTCAAATGCTTGGTGTAAGAGTTTATGCAAAGAAAGATTCTCAGGAGATCTGCTTTGTAGAAGATGGAAAATTAAAAGAGTATTTAACAGAAAAGAGCAATGGAAAGGCTCAAAGGCCAGGTAATATAGTTACAACTACTGGTAAGGTCTTAGGAAAACATAAAGGGCTTCCATTTTATACAATTGGACAGAGAAAAGGGATAGGAGTATCTCTTGCAAAGCCTATATATGTTGTAAAATTAGATCAGAAGACAAACAGTATTGTAGTTGGAGATAATGAACTTCTATTTAAAAAATCTCTACTTGCAAATAAGATCAATCTTCTTACTCTAGATAAGTTAGAAGAATTAGATGGAATGGAATGTTGGGCAAAAACAAGATCTAAGGATAAACTTCATAGATGTAAACTTGAAGTTGTAAATGGAGAAAATATCAAAGTTAACTTTTTAAATGACCCAGTAAGAGCAATTACTCCAGGTCAAGGAGTAGTTTTTTATGATGATGGTCATGCTGTAATAGCAAGTGGATTTATTGTTGAATAG
- a CDS encoding aminopeptidase P family protein → MFDKKVYVERREKLKELVGKGVIILPGNPESPRNYRGNDYNFEQDSTFLYYFGIDIPNLIGVIDICKNREYIFGTDYTLDDIVWMGEQKLLKEFAHDSGVDNFVEISEFKKYAQELLKNERTVRFLPQYRSDVILQLSEAFGLNPFNFSQHVSEKLIKAVVEQRNTKSQLEIDEIEKAVNITREMHLEAMRTTKPGMKEYEVVAALEAVAAKHNASTSFFTIFTKNGQTLHNHFHGNTLEEGDLIILDCGARSETGYCGDMTTAFPVSGKFSERQKDIYSILIKMFETAENMIRPGINYKDVHLKVSEVMAQEMIKRGLMKGDAHEAVKAGAHAIFMPHGLGHMLGLDVHDMEGLGEDYVGYEDFPRDPQFGLSALRLARKLKPGYIFTVEPGIYFIPELIKRWKKAGKFEEFLNYEEIEKYCDFGGMRYEGDFLITENGARRLGEKMPKYPEEIEKAMKR, encoded by the coding sequence ATGTTTGATAAAAAAGTATACGTTGAAAGAAGAGAAAAGTTAAAAGAACTAGTTGGAAAAGGTGTTATAATTCTTCCTGGTAATCCTGAATCTCCAAGAAACTATCGTGGAAATGACTATAACTTTGAGCAGGATTCTACTTTTCTTTACTACTTTGGAATAGATATTCCAAATCTTATTGGAGTTATAGATATATGTAAAAACAGGGAGTATATCTTTGGTACTGATTACACACTTGATGATATTGTATGGATGGGAGAACAGAAGCTTTTAAAAGAGTTTGCCCATGATTCTGGTGTTGATAATTTTGTTGAGATCTCTGAGTTTAAAAAATATGCTCAGGAACTTCTTAAAAATGAAAGAACTGTTAGATTCCTTCCTCAATATAGAAGTGATGTTATTTTGCAATTAAGTGAAGCCTTTGGATTAAATCCATTTAATTTTTCACAACATGTTTCAGAAAAACTTATAAAAGCAGTAGTTGAACAGAGAAATACAAAATCGCAACTTGAAATAGATGAGATAGAAAAAGCTGTAAACATAACACGTGAGATGCACCTTGAAGCTATGAGAACAACTAAGCCTGGAATGAAGGAATATGAAGTTGTAGCTGCTTTAGAAGCAGTTGCTGCAAAGCATAATGCCTCTACATCTTTCTTTACAATATTTACTAAAAATGGTCAGACTCTTCACAACCATTTTCATGGTAATACTCTAGAAGAGGGAGATTTGATTATTTTAGACTGTGGTGCAAGAAGTGAAACTGGATACTGTGGAGATATGACAACTGCATTTCCTGTAAGTGGTAAATTTAGTGAAAGACAAAAAGATATATATTCAATTTTAATTAAGATGTTTGAAACTGCAGAAAATATGATAAGACCTGGAATCAACTATAAAGATGTTCATCTTAAAGTATCTGAAGTTATGGCTCAGGAGATGATAAAACGTGGCCTTATGAAGGGAGATGCTCATGAAGCTGTAAAAGCTGGAGCACATGCTATATTTATGCCACATGGACTTGGACATATGTTAGGACTTGATGTTCACGATATGGAAGGACTTGGAGAGGATTATGTAGGCTATGAAGATTTCCCAAGAGATCCTCAATTTGGTCTAAGTGCCTTAAGACTTGCAAGAAAGTTAAAACCTGGATATATCTTCACAGTTGAACCTGGAATCTACTTTATTCCTGAGCTTATCAAAAGATGGAAAAAAGCTGGTAAATTTGAGGAATTTTTAAATTATGAAGAGATTGAAAAATACTGTGACTTTGGTGGAATGAGATATGAGGGAGATTTTCTTATAACTGAAAATGGTGCCCGTCGTCTAGGAGAAAAAATGCCTAAATATCCAGAAGAGATTGAAAAAGCAATGAAAAGATAA
- a CDS encoding histidinol-phosphatase HisJ family protein, giving the protein MLINDYHVHSEFSGDSQESLDKIFKRAIDLGMKDIAITDHLEYDIVGMTDRWKLDLDRYTKTILEYKEKYKDQIDVKLGVEVGIQPHTREHLENEVKKYPFDFVINSTHALDRHDIAMGELQKHMNKEQLQRHYFETVLKNVQSYNEFNVYGHIDFITRYGGEKYRGLNYKENLDLIDEILKTLINKHKGIEINTSGFRYKEDRFYPCTDLVKRYFELGGEIITIGSDAHINEYIGMDFDVAYDFLKSIGVNYICSFEKMQPVFKKIK; this is encoded by the coding sequence ATGCTAATAAATGATTATCACGTTCATAGTGAATTTTCAGGAGACTCTCAGGAAAGTTTAGATAAGATTTTCAAAAGAGCCATAGATTTAGGAATGAAGGATATAGCTATTACAGATCACTTAGAGTATGATATAGTGGGAATGACAGATAGATGGAAACTTGACCTGGATAGATATACAAAAACAATCCTTGAATATAAAGAGAAGTATAAAGATCAGATTGATGTAAAATTAGGAGTAGAGGTGGGAATTCAGCCTCACACAAGGGAACATCTGGAAAATGAGGTAAAGAAGTACCCATTTGACTTTGTTATAAATTCAACTCATGCATTGGATAGACATGATATTGCAATGGGAGAGTTGCAAAAGCATATGAATAAAGAGCAGTTACAGAGACATTACTTTGAAACTGTATTAAAAAATGTACAAAGTTATAATGAGTTCAATGTATATGGACACATTGATTTTATAACAAGATATGGTGGAGAGAAGTATCGTGGATTAAATTATAAAGAAAATCTGGATCTGATTGATGAGATACTTAAAACTTTGATAAATAAGCATAAAGGTATTGAGATAAATACCTCTGGTTTCAGATACAAAGAGGATAGATTTTATCCTTGCACAGATTTGGTTAAGAGATATTTTGAATTAGGTGGAGAGATTATTACAATAGGGTCAGATGCACATATAAATGAGTATATTGGAATGGATTTTGATGTGGCTTATGACTTTTTAAAAAGCATTGGAGTTAACTATATTTGCAGTTTTGAAAAGATGCAACCAGTGTTTAAAAAAATCAAATAA
- a CDS encoding META domain-containing protein produces MKKIILLFLSIFIFGCTSNISKNTVANNQLINAKEYHLDGSDITITFDGDRVYGFSGVNRYFGTYEQKGDNLKINGLASTLMMGDPKVMEIESSYLNDLSKVDKIKIQNGRLILTGKDIILNFQ; encoded by the coding sequence ATGAAAAAGATTATATTATTATTTTTATCAATTTTTATCTTTGGATGTACGTCAAATATATCTAAAAACACAGTTGCCAATAATCAGCTGATAAATGCTAAAGAGTATCATCTGGATGGCTCTGATATAACTATAACTTTTGACGGAGATAGAGTCTATGGTTTTTCAGGAGTAAATAGATATTTTGGTACCTATGAACAAAAAGGTGACAATCTTAAAATAAATGGTCTTGCTTCTACATTGATGATGGGAGACCCAAAAGTGATGGAGATAGAGTCTAGTTATCTTAATGATTTATCAAAAGTTGACAAGATTAAGATCCAAAATGGAAGATTGATTTTAACAGGTAAAGATATTATTTTAAACTTTCAATAA
- a CDS encoding MATE family efflux transporter codes for MTKSMSLGKDSVGRLFFAFSVPAVTGMLVTAFYAIVDGIFIGRGVGADGLAAINIGYPIINFSAAVSLMIGIGGSTLISLHPKNKKIQNRCFSYIIILNVISYLVILLLVLLFNDKLFYMMGSSTELLPMVRAYTYPCAFGVGFLMLANSLNAVVRNDKSPTYAFIAMVIGALTNIFLDWLFIMVFKWGIFGGAIATAIGQFCSMVFLLKYFFRFGSGFKFKLSKIKRNYLAKIVTIGFPSFIMEFAVAFITILFNKSFMKYSGEIGVSAFCIVGYVAYIFRMLFTGLGQGIQPIVSYNFGEKLMDRVKDIYKLGQKVSLILTSGILLWVIFYSKNLIRLFNTDPSLVAKASEGMILYTSAIIFLGANFIEIAYLQAREESRYANMLSMLRSTIYVAIALFVLPQFLGENGVWLALPISDFMTYITTLILKRRKLIV; via the coding sequence ATGACTAAATCAATGAGTTTAGGAAAGGACTCAGTTGGGAGACTTTTCTTTGCTTTTTCAGTTCCAGCAGTAACTGGAATGTTGGTTACAGCATTTTATGCAATAGTTGACGGAATATTTATAGGGCGTGGAGTAGGTGCAGATGGACTTGCAGCAATTAATATAGGTTATCCTATAATTAACTTTTCAGCTGCAGTGAGCCTGATGATAGGAATAGGTGGATCTACACTTATATCATTGCATCCTAAGAATAAGAAGATACAGAATAGATGTTTTTCATATATTATTATATTAAATGTTATTTCCTATCTTGTGATTCTGTTACTTGTACTTTTATTTAATGATAAACTTTTCTATATGATGGGTTCAAGTACAGAACTTTTACCAATGGTGAGAGCATATACTTATCCTTGTGCCTTTGGAGTTGGATTTTTAATGCTTGCTAACAGTTTAAATGCTGTTGTAAGAAATGATAAATCACCGACATATGCTTTTATAGCAATGGTAATAGGAGCACTTACAAATATATTTCTAGACTGGTTATTTATTATGGTATTTAAATGGGGTATTTTTGGAGGAGCTATTGCAACTGCTATAGGTCAGTTCTGCTCTATGGTATTTCTTTTAAAATATTTTTTCAGATTTGGTTCAGGTTTCAAATTTAAGCTTAGTAAGATTAAAAGAAACTATTTAGCTAAGATAGTTACAATTGGTTTTCCATCTTTTATTATGGAGTTTGCTGTAGCTTTTATAACTATTCTATTTAATAAATCATTTATGAAATATAGTGGAGAGATTGGGGTATCAGCATTTTGTATAGTAGGATATGTAGCTTATATATTTAGAATGCTATTTACAGGACTTGGTCAGGGAATTCAGCCAATAGTGAGCTATAACTTTGGTGAAAAGCTTATGGATAGGGTTAAAGATATATATAAACTTGGACAAAAGGTATCTTTAATACTTACAAGTGGGATACTTTTATGGGTAATTTTTTACAGTAAAAATCTGATAAGACTTTTTAATACAGATCCATCTTTAGTTGCAAAGGCTTCTGAAGGGATGATACTTTACACAAGTGCAATAATCTTTTTAGGTGCAAACTTTATAGAGATAGCATATCTTCAGGCAAGAGAGGAATCAAGATATGCAAATATGCTGTCTATGCTCAGAAGTACTATCTATGTAGCAATAGCTCTATTTGTGTTACCACAGTTTTTAGGAGAAAATGGAGTGTGGCTTGCACTTCCTATTTCAGATTTTATGACTTATATTACAACTTTAATTTTAAAAAGAAGAAAACTTATAGTATAA
- a CDS encoding PTS glucose transporter subunit IIA, whose translation MGLFDFFKKKNNEEWFEIYAPVNGKVIDLSEVPDDAFAQKMVGDGCAIEPTEGVICAPVDGEIDIFETNHAVSFETPNGLEMIVHFGIDTVTLKGEGFKRVATSDTVKVGDKLVEYDLDFIKSKVPSTRTPVIINNMEAVEKIDVVALGKDVKVGDLIMKVLLKK comes from the coding sequence ATGGGATTATTCGATTTTTTCAAGAAAAAAAATAATGAGGAATGGTTTGAAATTTATGCACCAGTAAATGGTAAAGTTATCGACCTTTCTGAAGTACCTGATGATGCTTTTGCTCAAAAAATGGTAGGAGACGGATGTGCAATAGAACCAACTGAAGGAGTTATTTGTGCACCAGTAGATGGAGAGATTGATATATTCGAAACTAACCATGCTGTCAGCTTTGAAACTCCAAATGGACTAGAAATGATAGTTCACTTTGGTATCGACACTGTTACATTAAAAGGAGAAGGATTCAAGAGAGTTGCTACTTCTGATACTGTAAAAGTTGGAGACAAATTAGTTGAATATGATTTAGACTTCATTAAAAGCAAAGTTCCTTCTACAAGAACTCCAGTTATCATCAACAACATGGAAGCTGTAGAAAAAATAGATGTAGTTGCATTAGGTAAAGACGTTAAAGTTGGAGACCTAATTATGAAAGTTTTATTAAAAAAATAA